The Legionella donaldsonii genome includes a region encoding these proteins:
- the traD gene encoding type IV conjugative transfer system coupling protein TraD, giving the protein MLLKLLQFIRGGQIFGYSTTMMAQVTNRILHWAIIGYVLLVLLLMIGSSHEEIRLLALQAYCDFLHHLHYEEVIVWSKAGVGGFDAHYFLHSPGIQAAVEQAKTTLFKKSMAALITGAFIYCGITVFFTRFFIKKGEKYSQDKFISGTRLAKTPKEAIQSVEKSRRGKSDIRLLNQLPLPARSEFQGIFFHGSTGTGKTQAIMRLLDEIRRLGEPAIIYDKECTIKPYFFNEATDVELNPVSALCANWDLWAECENPMELGNLATYLIPKSVQGSDPFWVDSARTILTSTAWRMRGREDRSALTLLRLLLTTSLDEMRDLLKGTESENLVSKEIEKTAISIKSVLATYTKALRFLEGLSGDKAFSIKGWINEASQPSQSEKGWLFITSRSQYHREIKPLISLWLGLAMQGIQSLKANTGRRIWLIMDELASLHRLEMLSDTLADIRKFGGCVAIGIQSISQLEFLYGQHEAYAISDLFNTSVYFRSPKGRVARWVSEDLGEQTLDEVRESQSYGPNSIRDGNTMSTQRIKRKTVDEGEIMTLEDQECYIRLAGDHPIARMKSAYLKRKSITEPLIERPIDFDALDGLTSEILNAAQNPLCDDAVKKIQVFEQSANLIINDEKRLENLTGIDMAAINESCLPQKDVEIRL; this is encoded by the coding sequence ATGTTATTAAAACTACTGCAGTTTATCCGTGGCGGCCAGATTTTTGGCTATAGCACCACCATGATGGCTCAGGTTACCAACCGCATTCTGCATTGGGCAATCATAGGTTATGTGCTGCTTGTTCTTCTGCTGATGATTGGCTCATCACATGAGGAAATCAGGCTGCTTGCACTACAGGCCTACTGTGATTTCCTGCACCATTTACACTATGAAGAAGTGATTGTATGGTCAAAAGCCGGTGTGGGTGGTTTTGATGCGCATTATTTTTTGCATTCACCGGGTATCCAGGCGGCGGTGGAGCAGGCGAAAACAACCCTGTTTAAAAAAAGCATGGCCGCCCTGATTACCGGTGCTTTTATCTATTGTGGCATTACCGTATTTTTTACCCGTTTTTTTATCAAGAAAGGGGAGAAATACAGCCAGGATAAGTTCATTTCAGGAACTCGTCTTGCCAAAACACCCAAGGAAGCCATTCAATCGGTTGAAAAATCACGGCGCGGCAAATCCGATATTCGTCTGTTAAATCAGCTTCCGTTGCCCGCCAGGTCGGAATTCCAGGGAATTTTCTTTCATGGCTCCACAGGAACCGGGAAAACTCAGGCCATCATGCGCCTTTTGGATGAAATTCGCCGCTTAGGTGAGCCTGCCATTATTTATGACAAAGAATGCACCATCAAGCCTTATTTTTTTAATGAGGCGACTGATGTGGAATTAAACCCGGTATCAGCCCTATGTGCTAACTGGGATTTATGGGCGGAATGTGAAAACCCCATGGAGCTTGGCAATCTCGCCACTTATCTCATCCCAAAGTCGGTGCAGGGAAGCGATCCTTTTTGGGTCGATTCTGCCCGTACCATTCTTACCAGTACTGCCTGGCGGATGCGGGGACGGGAAGACCGCAGTGCATTGACCTTATTAAGACTGCTTCTCACGACAAGTCTTGATGAAATGCGCGACCTGCTCAAAGGAACTGAGTCAGAAAACCTTGTCAGCAAAGAAATTGAAAAAACCGCCATTTCCATCAAATCAGTGCTGGCCACCTACACCAAAGCATTGCGTTTTTTAGAAGGGCTTTCCGGGGATAAGGCCTTTTCAATTAAGGGTTGGATTAACGAGGCCAGCCAGCCTTCCCAGTCTGAGAAAGGCTGGCTTTTTATCACATCACGCTCGCAATACCACCGCGAAATCAAGCCGCTTATATCGCTCTGGCTTGGCCTTGCCATGCAGGGGATTCAGTCCTTAAAAGCCAACACCGGCAGGCGAATATGGCTCATTATGGATGAGCTGGCGAGCCTTCACCGCCTGGAGATGCTCTCTGATACCTTAGCCGACATTCGAAAATTTGGCGGCTGCGTTGCTATTGGCATTCAATCCATTTCCCAGCTTGAATTTCTCTATGGTCAACATGAGGCCTATGCCATCTCCGATTTATTCAACACCAGTGTTTATTTTCGAAGTCCCAAAGGCCGCGTAGCGCGCTGGGTATCCGAGGATTTAGGCGAGCAGACGCTGGATGAGGTGAGGGAGAGCCAGTCTTATGGGCCAAACTCCATTCGTGATGGGAACACCATGAGTACACAGCGCATTAAGCGCAAAACGGTGGATGAGGGTGAAATCATGACCCTGGAAGACCAGGAATGTTATATCCGCCTGGCAGGAGACCACCCCATCGCCCGGATGAAATCCGCTTATTTAAAACGCAAAAGCATTACTGAGCCACTCATTGAGCGACCCATTGATTTTGATGCCTTAGACGGTCTGACTAGCGAGATTTTAAATGCTGCGCAAAATCCCTTATGCGATGACGCGGTTAAAAAAATCCAAGTGTTTGAGCAGAGCGCCAACCTAATCATCAATGACGAGAAACGCCTTGAAAACCTGACAGGAATTGATATGGCAGCTATCAATGAATCTTGCCTGCCACAAAAAGACGTTGAAATCCGCTTGTAA